From Treponema sp. J25, a single genomic window includes:
- a CDS encoding RNA-binding domain-containing protein: MTSERLARLLASREKETLEFKKAEHQIPDSLYETICAFLNHRGGDILLGVDDTGQVAGIEKETAELYCVDIANATNNSTLLSPPFLLYPELVQYQDRWIVVIQVPESSQVHKLRGTIYDRSADGDYRLTDPAAIARIVNKKRTYYSEAKVYPFISVKDLSSETLKKARTRLSTVRPNHPWLALDDTAFLKKAGLISRDMETGQEGITLAGILLFGLEETILNILPFYKIDALLKRLNVDRYDDRCYVQTNLIEAYSTLMDFIERSLPDPFYMEQDIRVSLRNKIFRELVANLLVHREYTKADVARIVIYQDRVECTNPCTPHWQGRLDPKSLVPYQRNPLISKFFLQLGWVEEIGSGLLNVQKYLPHYAPQGRLEIYEEELFKVVVRLEATPQATPQATPQATPQATPQATPQATDDRIERLLNYCVIPRSREEIQSFLGLKDREYVRKEILDPLITSGKLELTIPDKPHSPKQKYRARGVPS, translated from the coding sequence ATGACGAGCGAACGGCTTGCGCGGCTTTTGGCTTCCCGAGAAAAAGAGACCCTGGAGTTCAAAAAGGCGGAGCACCAGATCCCCGATTCACTCTACGAGACCATCTGTGCCTTTCTTAACCACCGGGGTGGCGATATCCTCTTGGGGGTTGATGATACGGGACAGGTTGCGGGTATCGAAAAGGAAACAGCTGAGCTGTATTGTGTTGATATCGCCAATGCCACCAACAATAGCACACTGCTCTCTCCTCCCTTTTTGTTGTACCCCGAATTAGTTCAGTATCAGGATCGTTGGATTGTGGTGATCCAGGTCCCTGAGAGTTCCCAGGTCCATAAACTCAGGGGGACCATATACGATCGCAGTGCCGATGGGGATTACCGGCTTACAGATCCGGCTGCAATTGCGCGTATTGTAAATAAAAAACGCACCTATTATTCCGAAGCGAAGGTTTATCCTTTTATCTCAGTGAAGGATTTAAGCTCTGAAACCCTAAAAAAGGCCCGTACCCGGCTGAGTACGGTTCGTCCCAACCATCCCTGGCTGGCATTGGACGATACCGCATTTTTAAAAAAAGCGGGCCTCATAAGCCGGGATATGGAAACCGGTCAGGAAGGCATTACCTTGGCGGGAATTTTGCTCTTTGGACTAGAAGAAACCATTCTTAATATCCTTCCCTTTTATAAGATTGATGCCCTTCTAAAACGCCTTAATGTGGATCGCTACGATGACCGTTGTTATGTACAAACTAACCTTATTGAAGCCTATAGCACCCTCATGGATTTTATAGAACGATCCTTGCCGGACCCCTTCTATATGGAACAGGATATACGGGTAAGCCTGAGGAACAAGATTTTTCGGGAGCTAGTAGCTAACCTCCTCGTGCACCGGGAGTACACCAAGGCAGATGTGGCCCGTATTGTTATCTATCAGGATCGGGTAGAGTGTACCAATCCCTGTACTCCCCATTGGCAGGGAAGACTGGACCCCAAATCCCTCGTACCTTACCAGAGAAACCCCCTTATTTCCAAATTTTTCTTACAACTTGGATGGGTAGAAGAAATAGGATCGGGCCTCTTGAATGTGCAAAAATATCTACCCCATTATGCGCCCCAGGGGCGGCTAGAAATTTACGAGGAAGAACTATTCAAGGTTGTCGTCCGTTTGGAAGCTACCCCGCAAGCTACCCCGCAAGCTACCCCGCAAGCTACCCCGCAAGCTACCCCGCAAGCTACCCCGCAAGCTACCGACGACCGGATTGAGCGACTCCTTAACTACTGTGTCATACCCCGATCCAGAGAAGAAATCCAGTCCTTTTTAGGTTTAAAGGACCGAGAGTATGTCAGGAAAGAAATACTCGATCCTCTTATTACTTCAGGTAAGCTTGAGCTCACCATACCGGATAAACCTCATAGCCCAAAACAAAAATATCGAGCCCGGGGTGTACCATCATGA